From the genome of Gammaproteobacteria bacterium, one region includes:
- the rpmJ gene encoding 50S ribosomal protein L36 produces the protein MKVRASVKKMCRNCKIVRRKGVVRVICKDGRHKQRQG, from the coding sequence ATGAAAGTGCGTGCATCAGTAAAAAAAATGTGCCGGAATTGCAAAATTGTTCGTCGTAAAGGTGTTGTACGTGTGATTTGCAAAGATGGTCGACATAAACAACGTCAGGGTTAA
- the secY gene encoding preprotein translocase subunit SecY, whose translation MAKQGNSIAGAVGDVGKLTELRQRLFFVLAAIFVFRAGTFVPVPGVDPMVLAQLFEQQKGTILDMFNMFSGGALERLSIFALGIMPYISASIIMQLMTVTVPALEQIKKQGEAGRRKITQYTRYGTVVLATMQASGIAIGLQSQQMGGNQLVINPGSTFVLTAIVTLVTGTMFLMWLGEQITERGLGNGISMIIFAGIVAGLPTAIGGTLELARTGELNAIAILFLFALAIAVTGFVVFVERGQRRITVNYAKRQQGRRVYAAQSTHLPLKLNMAGVIPPIFASSIILFPATLGGWFGEAQGMEWMKDIASALSPGQPLYVLMYALAIIFFCFFYTALVFNARETADNLKKSGAFIPGIRPGDQTARYIDSVMTRLTLAGAIYITSVCLMPEFLILYWNVPFYFGGTSLLIIVVVVMDFMAQVQAHLMSHQYEGLMKKSNLKA comes from the coding sequence GTGGCCAAGCAAGGAAATAGTATCGCGGGTGCGGTTGGTGATGTTGGAAAATTAACCGAATTACGCCAGCGTTTGTTCTTTGTTTTAGCGGCAATCTTTGTCTTTAGAGCGGGTACATTTGTTCCGGTTCCTGGTGTTGATCCCATGGTGCTGGCGCAGTTATTTGAACAGCAAAAGGGTACCATCCTGGACATGTTTAACATGTTCTCTGGTGGTGCGCTGGAACGATTGTCTATCTTTGCATTGGGTATCATGCCGTATATTTCGGCATCGATTATTATGCAGTTGATGACAGTCACGGTGCCGGCTCTGGAGCAGATCAAGAAACAGGGTGAGGCAGGACGACGTAAAATTACTCAATATACCCGTTATGGAACGGTTGTATTGGCGACCATGCAAGCCAGTGGTATTGCTATTGGTTTACAGAGTCAGCAGATGGGTGGTAATCAGCTGGTGATTAACCCAGGCTCTACTTTCGTATTAACGGCGATTGTTACCCTGGTTACTGGAACCATGTTTTTGATGTGGTTGGGTGAACAGATCACTGAACGTGGCTTGGGTAACGGTATCTCCATGATTATCTTTGCGGGTATTGTTGCTGGTTTACCGACAGCAATAGGTGGCACGCTGGAATTGGCGCGTACCGGTGAACTGAATGCAATAGCGATTCTGTTTTTGTTTGCTTTGGCTATAGCGGTAACCGGTTTTGTTGTTTTTGTCGAACGTGGGCAACGCCGGATTACAGTGAATTATGCGAAGCGGCAGCAGGGGCGTCGGGTCTATGCGGCACAGAGTACGCATTTACCGTTGAAGCTGAATATGGCAGGTGTGATTCCACCTATTTTTGCCTCTAGCATTATCCTGTTTCCGGCAACGCTCGGTGGCTGGTTTGGTGAAGCGCAGGGTATGGAGTGGATGAAGGATATTGCCTCGGCTCTATCCCCCGGTCAGCCTTTATATGTGTTGATGTATGCCCTGGCAATTATATTTTTCTGCTTCTTTTATACGGCGTTGGTATTCAATGCCAGAGAAACGGCAGATAACCTGAAAAAATCGGGTGCTTTTATTCCCGGGATTCGTCCAGGTGATCAAACAGCACGTTATATTGATTCGGTTATGACACGTTTGACATTGGCCGGTGCGATTTATATTACCTCGGTCTGTTTGATGCCGGAGTTCTTGATTTTGTACTGGAATGTACCGTTTTATTTTGGTGGTACATCGTTGTTGATTATTGTTGTAGTGGTGATGGATTTTATGGCTCAGGTGCAGGCGCATCTTATGTCTCATCAATATGAAGGTTTGATGAAGAAGTCCAATTTAAAGGCTTAG
- the rplO gene encoding 50S ribosomal protein L15: MRLNTLKPADGSKKDAKRRGRGIGSGLGKTGGRGHKGQKSRSGGFTKVGFEGGQMPLQRRLPKVGFSTMVGRKTDEIRLGELAKVDADVIDFPAIQSAGLVSGNIERVKIILSGSIDKAVTVKGIRVTKGARAAIEAAGGKVED, translated from the coding sequence ATGCGCCTGAATACTTTAAAGCCGGCAGACGGCAGTAAAAAAGATGCTAAGCGACGTGGTCGTGGTATTGGTTCAGGCCTGGGCAAGACCGGTGGTCGTGGACACAAGGGGCAGAAGTCTCGTTCGGGTGGTTTTACCAAGGTAGGTTTTGAAGGCGGGCAGATGCCTTTGCAGCGTCGACTGCCAAAGGTTGGCTTTAGTACCATGGTCGGTCGCAAGACGGATGAGATTCGTTTAGGTGAATTGGCCAAGGTTGATGCGGATGTTATTGATTTTCCGGCTATTCAGTCAGCGGGCCTGGTCTCGGGTAATATCGAGCGTGTAAAGATTATATTGTCGGGTAGTATTGACAAAGCCGTTACGGTGAAGGGTATTAGAGTAACTAAAGGTGCACGCGCAGCCATTGAAGCGGCTGGCGGCAAGGTCGAGGATTAA
- the rpmD gene encoding 50S ribosomal protein L30 encodes MAEAKKLKVTLTKSTIGRLRTHKACVIGLGLRRVRHSVEVIDTPENRGMINKVSYMVTCEEV; translated from the coding sequence ATGGCTGAAGCAAAGAAATTAAAGGTAACACTGACGAAAAGTACGATTGGTCGTTTGAGAACTCATAAGGCCTGTGTCATTGGTCTGGGTTTGCGTCGGGTTCGTCATAGTGTAGAAGTGATTGATACACCAGAAAATCGCGGCATGATTAATAAAGTGTCGTACATGGTTACATGTGAGGAAGTTTAA
- the rpsE gene encoding 30S ribosomal protein S5, translating to MSAADAQAKGDGLLEKLVAVNRVAKVVKGGRQFGFTALTVVGDGNGKIGFGRGKAREVPIAIQKAMEDARKNMKNISLNGGTLHYAHKGRHGAAKIFMKPASEGTGIIAGGAMRAVFEVVGVHDVLAKCIGSNNPINVVRATMQGLESMYSPEDVAAKRGKSVKDILG from the coding sequence ATGTCAGCTGCTGATGCACAGGCAAAAGGTGATGGCCTTTTAGAAAAACTGGTTGCGGTTAATCGCGTTGCCAAGGTAGTAAAAGGTGGTCGTCAATTCGGCTTTACTGCACTAACGGTTGTTGGTGATGGTAATGGTAAGATTGGTTTTGGTCGCGGTAAGGCGCGCGAGGTTCCTATTGCTATTCAAAAAGCAATGGAAGATGCCCGCAAGAATATGAAAAACATTAGCCTGAATGGTGGCACCTTGCATTATGCGCATAAGGGTCGTCATGGTGCTGCTAAAATATTCATGAAGCCTGCCTCTGAAGGTACCGGTATTATTGCAGGTGGTGCCATGCGAGCTGTTTTTGAAGTGGTTGGTGTGCATGATGTATTGGCCAAATGTATTGGTTCCAATAATCCAATTAACGTTGTGCGTGCAACAATGCAAGGTCTGGAGAGCATGTATTCGCCAGAGGATGTTGCGGCAAAACGTGGTAAGTCGGTAAAGGATATTCTGGGGTAG
- the rplR gene encoding 50S ribosomal protein L18, with product MDKKAARMRRSRRARAKIRELGAHRLCIHRTPRHIYAQVIDPTGGKVLASASTVGTELKTSLKNTGNIEAATAVGKLIAEKAKAAGIEKVAFDRSGFRYHGRIQALADAARENGLEI from the coding sequence ATGGATAAGAAAGCAGCACGTATGCGTCGTTCGCGCAGGGCTAGAGCTAAGATCCGTGAGTTAGGTGCCCATCGTTTGTGTATACACCGTACGCCGCGTCATATTTATGCTCAGGTTATCGATCCAACAGGCGGTAAAGTGTTGGCAAGTGCCTCTACGGTTGGTACTGAATTAAAGACTAGCCTGAAAAACACAGGCAACATCGAAGCTGCGACTGCAGTGGGTAAATTAATTGCCGAGAAGGCAAAGGCAGCAGGTATAGAAAAGGTTGCTTTTGATCGTTCAGGTTTTAGATATCATGGTCGTATACAGGCGTTGGCGGATGCTGCGCGTGAAAACGGTCTGGAAATATAA
- the rplF gene encoding 50S ribosomal protein L6 produces MSRVAKSPIQVPSGIDVSIDGQKVDVKGPKGNLHHEIHEAVEINRDGEVLTFKPNNDSRSAMALAGTTRSLINNMVIGVSQGYEKKLELVGVGYRAQVQGSKLSLSLGFSHPVDYVVRDGISVETPSQTEVIVRGVDKQKVGQVAAEIRAYRPPEPYKGKGVRYAGEHIVRKEAKKK; encoded by the coding sequence ATGTCTAGAGTAGCAAAGAGTCCCATTCAGGTGCCATCAGGTATTGATGTCAGTATTGATGGACAGAAGGTGGATGTAAAAGGACCGAAGGGTAACTTGCATCATGAGATTCATGAAGCCGTTGAGATAAATCGTGATGGTGAGGTGCTGACCTTTAAGCCAAACAATGATTCAAGATCAGCAATGGCTTTGGCGGGTACAACGCGTTCATTGATTAATAATATGGTCATTGGTGTAAGCCAGGGCTATGAGAAGAAGCTGGAATTGGTTGGTGTGGGTTATCGTGCGCAGGTACAGGGTAGCAAGCTAAGCCTTTCATTGGGTTTCTCTCATCCGGTTGATTATGTTGTGCGTGACGGTATTTCCGTTGAAACACCGAGCCAGACAGAAGTGATTGTCAGAGGTGTTGATAAGCAGAAGGTTGGCCAGGTTGCTGCAGAAATTCGTGCCTATCGTCCACCAGAGCCTTATAAGGGCAAGGGTGTGAGGTATGCCGGTGAGCATATTGTTCGTAAGGAAGCCAAGAAGAAATAG
- the rpsH gene encoding 30S ribosomal protein S8, translating to MSMSDPIADMLTRIRNGQSAGKVDVSMPASTKKQSIAAVLKDEGYIIDYANQDLDGKPVMTVTLKYFEGKPVIATIDRVSRPGLRIYKGKDAIPQVQSGLGIAIVSTSRGVMTDRAARAAGQGGEILCTVS from the coding sequence ATGAGTATGAGCGACCCAATTGCGGATATGTTAACCCGCATCAGAAATGGCCAGTCCGCAGGAAAAGTAGACGTTTCCATGCCGGCATCCACAAAGAAGCAGTCTATTGCTGCGGTGTTGAAGGATGAAGGTTATATTATAGATTATGCTAATCAGGATCTTGATGGCAAACCTGTGATGACTGTAACATTAAAGTATTTTGAAGGTAAGCCAGTGATTGCTACGATTGATCGTGTTAGTCGCCCTGGTTTGCGTATTTATAAAGGCAAAGATGCTATCCCGCAGGTACAGAGTGGTTTAGGTATCGCTATCGTTTCTACCTCCAGGGGCGTTATGACTGATCGTGCAGCACGTGCCGCTGGTCAGGGTGGCGAAATTCTTTGCACTGTTAGTTAA
- the rpsN gene encoding 30S ribosomal protein S14, whose translation MAKVSMVQRELKRTKTVAKYADKRTALKAIIKNHESSYEEIMAAQGKLQKLPRDASPVRQRRRCQITGRPHGVYRKFGLCRNKLREAAMRGDVPGLVKASW comes from the coding sequence ATGGCTAAGGTATCAATGGTTCAGCGTGAGTTAAAGCGCACAAAGACAGTTGCTAAATATGCAGACAAAAGAACGGCATTAAAGGCGATTATCAAAAATCATGAATCAAGTTATGAAGAGATTATGGCAGCACAGGGTAAGTTACAAAAGCTTCCTCGTGATGCAAGTCCGGTTCGTCAACGGAGACGTTGTCAGATAACCGGTCGCCCACATGGCGTATATCGCAAGTTTGGTTTGTGTCGAAACAAACTGCGTGAAGCGGCAATGCGTGGTGATGTACCCGGTTTGGTTAAGGCTAGCTGGTAA
- the rplE gene encoding 50S ribosomal protein L5, with protein sequence MARLQDYYRDTVVKQLQEQFAYKNVMQVPQITKITLNMGVGEAIGDKKIIEHAVSDMEKIAGQKPVVALARKSVAGFKVREGWPIGCKVTLRSKRMYEFLDRLVSIAIPRIRDFRGMSPKAFDGRGNYSMGVREQIIFPEIDYDKIDTLRGLNVTITTSAPTDEEAKALLSAFSFPFRS encoded by the coding sequence ATGGCAAGATTACAGGATTATTACCGCGACACAGTCGTTAAGCAACTGCAAGAACAGTTTGCTTACAAGAATGTGATGCAGGTGCCCCAGATTACCAAGATCACACTGAATATGGGTGTTGGTGAAGCAATTGGTGATAAAAAGATCATCGAGCATGCGGTTTCCGATATGGAAAAGATCGCTGGTCAAAAGCCTGTTGTGGCTTTGGCTCGCAAATCGGTTGCTGGATTCAAGGTACGTGAAGGTTGGCCAATTGGTTGTAAGGTGACACTGCGTAGTAAGCGTATGTATGAGTTCCTTGATCGCTTGGTCAGTATTGCGATCCCTCGTATTCGTGATTTCCGTGGCATGAGTCCGAAGGCCTTTGATGGTCGTGGAAACTATAGTATGGGTGTGCGTGAACAGATCATATTCCCTGAGATTGATTACGACAAGATTGATACCTTGCGTGGTTTGAATGTGACGATTACAACATCAGCACCAACCGATGAAGAAGCCAAAGCCCTGTTAAGTGCTTTTAGTTTCCCGTTCAGAAGTTAA
- the rplX gene encoding 50S ribosomal protein L24 gives MRKMKTGDEVIVIAGKDKGKRGTITRIITDQGRVIVENVNIIKRHVKPNPAKGIAGGIMEQEAALQLSNVMLYNPQSDKGERVGIRTLEDGRKVRYFKSTGEVVDA, from the coding sequence ATGCGCAAGATGAAAACAGGTGATGAGGTTATTGTCATCGCAGGAAAAGACAAAGGTAAGCGTGGAACGATTACCCGTATAATCACGGATCAAGGTCGTGTGATTGTTGAGAATGTAAACATTATCAAGCGTCATGTTAAGCCTAATCCTGCAAAGGGTATTGCGGGTGGAATCATGGAGCAGGAAGCTGCACTTCAGCTTTCCAACGTGATGCTGTATAATCCGCAGTCCGATAAGGGAGAGCGTGTAGGAATTCGCACTCTTGAGGATGGTCGTAAGGTTCGTTATTTTAAATCCACTGGTGAAGTGGTAGACGCGTAA
- the rplN gene encoding 50S ribosomal protein L14 — translation MIQMQTMLQAADNSGARRMQCIKVLGGSHRRYAAIGDIIKVSVKEAIPRGKVKKGEVYNAVVVRTAKGVRRPDGSIIRFDSNAAVLLNAQLQPIGTRIFGPVTRELRSERFMKIISLAPEVL, via the coding sequence ATGATACAAATGCAAACCATGTTACAGGCGGCTGACAATAGCGGCGCGCGCCGGATGCAGTGCATCAAGGTGCTGGGTGGTTCACATCGTCGTTATGCTGCTATTGGTGACATCATTAAAGTTAGTGTGAAAGAAGCGATACCTCGTGGCAAGGTTAAGAAAGGCGAGGTTTATAACGCAGTGGTTGTTCGTACCGCTAAGGGTGTACGTAGACCTGATGGTTCTATCATTCGTTTTGATTCAAATGCAGCGGTGCTCTTGAATGCCCAGCTTCAGCCAATCGGAACGCGTATATTTGGGCCGGTCACTCGTGAACTCCGTAGTGAGCGTTTTATGAAGATTATTTCACTCGCTCCAGAAGTTTTATAG
- the rpsQ gene encoding 30S ribosomal protein S17, whose amino-acid sequence MSEADKTIRTLTGRVVSDKMNKTITVLIERKVKHALYGKYMRRSTKLHVHDENNECQAGDLVTVEQCRPLSKLKSWTLVKVNERVQS is encoded by the coding sequence ATGAGTGAAGCAGACAAGACTATCCGCACCCTTACAGGTCGCGTTGTTAGTGACAAGATGAACAAGACGATTACCGTTTTGATCGAACGCAAGGTGAAACATGCGTTATATGGTAAATATATGCGTCGTTCAACAAAACTGCATGTGCATGATGAGAATAATGAGTGTCAGGCAGGTGATTTGGTGACAGTGGAACAGTGTCGTCCGCTTTCAAAGCTGAAGTCCTGGACGCTGGTTAAGGTTAATGAACGGGTGCAATCATGA
- the rpmC gene encoding 50S ribosomal protein L29: MKASELRSKSGDELTSELEGLMREHFNLRMQKATGQLTQTHLLKDVRRNIAMVKTLVNEKTASGDKA, from the coding sequence ATGAAGGCGAGTGAATTACGAAGCAAATCAGGCGATGAATTAACGTCTGAACTAGAGGGTCTGATGCGCGAGCATTTTAATTTGCGTATGCAAAAGGCGACTGGACAATTGACGCAGACACATTTGTTAAAGGATGTGCGTCGTAATATAGCCATGGTAAAGACTCTTGTGAATGAGAAAACAGCATCAGGTGACAAGGCATGA
- the rplP gene encoding 50S ribosomal protein L16, whose amino-acid sequence MLQPKRTKFRKQHKGRNRGLALAGSKVSFGEFGLKAIARGQLTARQIEAARRAITRHVKRTGKLWIRVFPDVPITKKPIEVRMGKGKGNVEYWVCKIQPGRVLYEIEGVSEEIARHAFKLASAKLPMKTTFVSRTVM is encoded by the coding sequence ATGCTACAGCCGAAAAGAACAAAGTTTAGAAAGCAGCATAAAGGTCGCAATCGTGGTCTTGCGCTGGCAGGTAGTAAGGTGAGTTTTGGTGAGTTTGGCCTGAAGGCAATTGCTCGTGGTCAGCTTACGGCGAGACAGATTGAGGCGGCTCGTCGTGCAATCACCAGACATGTGAAACGAACAGGTAAGCTCTGGATTCGTGTGTTCCCTGATGTGCCGATTACCAAAAAACCTATCGAGGTTCGTATGGGTAAAGGTAAGGGTAATGTTGAATACTGGGTATGCAAAATTCAGCCTGGTCGGGTTCTTTATGAGATTGAAGGTGTTTCAGAAGAGATTGCCAGGCATGCATTTAAGCTTGCCTCTGCAAAATTACCAATGAAAACAACCTTCGTTAGTCGGACGGTGATGTGA
- the rpsC gene encoding 30S ribosomal protein S3, with protein sequence MGQKVHPTGIRLGIVKDWTSKWYADSKDYADYLIRDLKVRDFVKQKLAHASVSRIQIERLANSAEIVVHTARPGIVIGKKGEDIEKLRMEVSTMMGVNTHIRVEEIRKPELEAQLVAESVAQQLERRIMFRRAMKRAVTNSMRLGAEGIRINVAGRLNGAEIARTEWYREGRVPLHTLRADIDYGFAEASTTYGIIGVKVWIFRGEVFEKADAATAAS encoded by the coding sequence ATGGGTCAGAAAGTACATCCAACCGGAATACGCCTGGGAATCGTAAAAGACTGGACATCCAAGTGGTATGCCGATTCCAAGGATTATGCTGATTATCTAATCAGGGATCTTAAGGTCCGTGATTTTGTTAAGCAGAAATTAGCTCATGCATCTGTATCGCGTATTCAGATTGAGCGACTGGCGAATTCAGCTGAGATCGTTGTTCATACGGCCCGTCCTGGTATTGTGATTGGCAAGAAGGGCGAGGATATTGAAAAGCTGCGCATGGAAGTTTCTACCATGATGGGTGTTAATACTCATATTCGTGTGGAAGAGATTCGCAAGCCTGAACTAGAAGCGCAACTGGTTGCCGAGAGTGTTGCACAACAGCTGGAACGTCGTATTATGTTCCGCCGTGCAATGAAACGTGCAGTAACAAATAGTATGCGTTTGGGTGCTGAGGGTATTCGTATTAATGTCGCAGGCCGTTTGAATGGCGCTGAGATTGCGCGTACAGAATGGTATAGAGAAGGTCGTGTGCCGCTTCATACCCTGCGTGCAGATATTGATTATGGATTTGCTGAGGCAAGTACCACTTATGGCATTATTGGTGTAAAGGTCTGGATCTTCCGTGGTGAAGTTTTCGAAAAGGCTGATGCAGCGACTGCGGCAAGCTAA
- the rplV gene encoding 50S ribosomal protein L22 gives MQVNAKMRHAHISAQKCRLVADQVRGLPVERALEILVFSPKKAAFLVKKVLESAIANAEHNEGADIDELKVSAICVDEGPTQKRWRARAKGRGNRILKRTSHILITVGD, from the coding sequence ATGCAAGTTAATGCAAAAATGAGACATGCGCATATTTCTGCACAAAAATGTCGTCTGGTAGCGGATCAAGTTCGTGGTTTGCCGGTTGAACGTGCATTGGAAATATTGGTTTTTAGCCCTAAAAAGGCTGCTTTTTTAGTTAAGAAGGTTCTTGAGTCTGCTATCGCCAATGCCGAGCATAACGAAGGTGCAGATATTGATGAACTGAAGGTGTCAGCAATTTGTGTGGATGAAGGTCCAACACAGAAGCGTTGGCGTGCACGTGCAAAGGGTCGTGGCAATCGGATCTTGAAAAGAACCAGCCATATTTTGATCACCGTTGGTGATTAA
- the rpsS gene encoding 30S ribosomal protein S19, whose product MPRSIRKGPFVDTHLLKKVDEAVASNNKRPIKTWSRRSMVLPQMVGLTIAVHNGRQHVPVMVNENMVGHKLGEFAITRTFRGHSGDRKSK is encoded by the coding sequence GTGCCACGCTCAATTAGAAAAGGACCATTTGTTGATACGCATTTACTGAAAAAGGTAGATGAAGCCGTAGCCAGCAATAACAAGCGCCCGATTAAAACCTGGTCTCGTCGTTCAATGGTTTTACCACAGATGGTTGGTTTAACGATTGCGGTTCATAATGGCAGACAGCATGTTCCTGTTATGGTTAACGAGAATATGGTCGGTCATAAACTGGGTGAGTTTGCAATAACCCGTACATTCCGTGGCCATTCCGGCGACCGTAAATCGAAGTAA
- the rplB gene encoding 50S ribosomal protein L2: MAIVKTKPTSPGRRFVVKVVTPDLHKGEPYAPLLSKKTKTGGRNNQGRITTRHRGGGHKQRYRVVDFKRDKDGIPGTVERIEYDPNRSSHLALVLYADGERRYIIAAKGVKAGDSIQSGADAEIKPGNAMPLINIPMGSLVHCVEMKLGKGAQIARSAGNSAQLVAREGDYATLRLRSGEMRKIRHECRATIGEVGNSEHSLRSLGKAGASRWRGVRPTVRGVAMNPVDHPHGGGEGRTSGGRHPVSPWGMPTKGHKTRKNKRTDSMIIRRRGRK, from the coding sequence ATGGCTATTGTAAAGACCAAACCGACTTCACCAGGTCGCCGTTTTGTAGTAAAGGTGGTAACACCTGATCTTCATAAGGGCGAACCTTATGCTCCATTGTTGAGCAAGAAGACCAAGACTGGTGGACGAAATAACCAAGGTCGGATCACAACGCGTCATCGTGGTGGTGGGCATAAACAGCGTTATCGCGTAGTAGATTTCAAGCGTGATAAGGATGGAATCCCGGGCACAGTTGAACGTATTGAATATGATCCGAACCGCAGTTCTCATCTGGCATTAGTGTTGTATGCCGATGGTGAGCGCCGCTATATTATTGCCGCCAAGGGTGTTAAGGCGGGTGATAGTATCCAGTCGGGTGCAGATGCAGAGATCAAGCCGGGTAATGCCATGCCGCTGATCAACATCCCGATGGGTAGTCTGGTTCACTGTGTAGAGATGAAACTGGGCAAGGGTGCACAGATTGCGCGTAGTGCGGGTAATAGTGCGCAGTTGGTAGCGCGTGAAGGTGATTATGCCACCTTGCGTTTGCGCTCAGGTGAGATGCGTAAGATACGTCACGAATGTCGTGCAACGATTGGTGAAGTCGGTAACTCCGAACATAGCTTGCGTTCTTTGGGTAAGGCTGGTGCCTCACGCTGGAGAGGTGTTCGACCAACCGTTCGTGGTGTTGCTATGAATCCGGTTGATCACCCGCATGGTGGTGGTGAAGGTCGTACCTCCGGTGGTCGTCATCCGGTATCCCCATGGGGCATGCCTACCAAGGGTCATAAGACTCGTAAGAACAAGCGTACCGATTCGATGATTATTCGTCGTCGCGGTCGTAAATAG
- the rplW gene encoding 50S ribosomal protein L23: MSSQERLLKVLLGPIVSEKSARLAEDNQFAFKVLLNATKPEICDAVESLFDVKVTGVQVARVKGKVKRSGQRFGRRSDWKKAYVTLAEGQDIDFMGAA, translated from the coding sequence GTGAGTAGTCAAGAGCGCTTATTAAAAGTTTTGTTAGGACCGATTGTCTCTGAGAAGAGTGCGCGTCTTGCCGAAGATAACCAATTTGCCTTCAAGGTCTTGTTGAATGCAACAAAACCAGAGATTTGTGATGCAGTTGAATCTCTGTTTGATGTCAAAGTAACCGGTGTTCAGGTTGCTCGTGTCAAGGGTAAGGTAAAACGTAGTGGACAGCGCTTTGGTCGCCGTTCGGATTGGAAGAAGGCCTATGTGACACTTGCAGAAGGTCAGGATATTGATTTTATGGGAGCCGCGTAA
- the rplD gene encoding 50S ribosomal protein L4, with protein MEIQVQGGSSVEVSDKNFDREYSEALVHQVVTAYLAGARSGTRAQKTRSDVRGGGAKPWRQKGTGRARSGTIRSPIWRGGGVTFAARPQDHSQKVNRKMYRGAMQAILSELLRTDRLIIVDDFIVSAPKTKELVSKLRDMDIEDVLIISENADENLFLAAQNLYHVGISDVDGINPVALIGFDKVLLTVEALRAFEEKLA; from the coding sequence ATGGAAATTCAGGTTCAAGGTGGTTCCAGCGTAGAAGTTTCTGATAAGAATTTTGATCGCGAATATAGCGAGGCATTGGTGCATCAAGTCGTGACGGCATACCTTGCTGGCGCACGTAGTGGTACCCGTGCACAGAAGACGAGATCCGATGTTCGTGGTGGTGGTGCAAAACCGTGGAGACAAAAAGGTACAGGACGCGCAAGATCTGGTACAATACGCAGCCCGATATGGAGAGGCGGTGGTGTGACCTTTGCGGCAAGGCCTCAGGATCACTCGCAGAAGGTTAATAGAAAGATGTATCGTGGTGCAATGCAGGCTATTTTATCCGAGTTATTGCGTACCGATCGTTTGATTATTGTTGATGATTTTATTGTGTCGGCACCCAAGACCAAGGAGTTGGTTTCAAAGTTGCGTGATATGGATATCGAAGATGTACTTATTATTAGTGAAAATGCAGATGAGAATCTGTTTTTAGCTGCACAGAATCTGTATCACGTCGGTATTAGTGATGTGGATGGAATTAATCCGGTTGCATTGATTGGTTTCGATAAGGTGCTGTTAACCGTTGAAGCATTGCGTGCATTTGAGGAGAAACTCGCGTGA